One part of the Lycium ferocissimum isolate CSIRO_LF1 chromosome 8, AGI_CSIRO_Lferr_CH_V1, whole genome shotgun sequence genome encodes these proteins:
- the LOC132067154 gene encoding protein trichome birefringence-like 2 isoform X1 → MDLKKLPFCDQFSYFGSSPRRKVVVSGFGLGVAASFIFLCILLLNYSFKSPFVSPVFSGFSYSDNNTNTLISWPFSFSSNVSTTSVSLSSNGSQHSLLVNGTIEGNFSIQESGITKKTDELIVTFSNFSGKGTVLGEILGNTSVKNGSFVVQESGIIEKTPQLNVSQNDGDITYPKFGGNGTNLGDIGIQDSTKNKEKYNVTSSGDRNKIAVIDGKGGLSVEKNGVMVQDDGKSLIGRGKDFYGDCDIFDGEWVRDDTKPFYPPGSCPIIDRDFDCHLNKRPDDGYIKWRWQPYACHIPSLNATDFLERLRGQKLVFVGDSLNRNMWESLVCILRHSIRDKKRVYEISGRHEFKKKGFYAFRFEDYNCSVDFVSSPFLVRQSAFKGKNVSFETLRLDLMDKTTSMYSDADIVIFNTGHWWTHEKTSKGEDYYQEGNHVHARLKVLEAYKRAISTWARWVDKNFDGSRTQIIFRGYSVTHFRGGPWNSGGQCHKETEPIFKKAYLAKYPSKMKVLHHVLHNMTIPVIYMNISRLTDYRKDGHPSIYRKEYKTVEERMAGVHAQDCSHWCLPGVPDTWNELLYASLLKSRKGSWKN, encoded by the exons ATGGACTTAAAGAAACTGCCATTTTGTGATCAGTTTTCATACTTTGGTTCTTCACCAAGAAGAAAGGTAGTTGTTTCTGGCTTTGGTTTAGGTGTTGctgcttctttcatttttctttgtaTTTTACTCTTGAATTATTCTTTCAAGTCTCCATTTGTTAGCCCTGTTTTTAGTGGTTTTAGTTACAgtgataataatactaatactcTCATTTCTTGGCCTTTCTCTTTCTCTAGTAATGTTAGCACTACTAGTGTTAGTTTAAGTTCTAACGGTTCACAACATTCTTTACTTGTCAATGGAACCATTGAAGGAAACTTTAGTATTCAAGAATCAGGGATTACCAAGAAAactgatgaattaattgtaacattttccaatttttctggGAAAGGAACAGTTTTGGGGGAAATTTTAGGAAATACTTCTGTGAAAAATGGAAGCTTTGTTGTTCAAGAATCAGGAATTATCGAGAAAACCCCTCAATTGAATGTGTCACAAAATGATGGAGATATAACATATCCAAAATTTGGTGGGAATGGAACTAATTTGGGGGACATTGGTATCCAAGATTCCACcaagaataaggaaaagtataaTGTGACCTCAAGTGGTGATCGAAACAAAATTGCAGTGATTGACGGTAAAGGGGGATTATCTGTGGAGAAAAATGGTGTAATGGTTCAAGATGATGGAAAATCATTGATTGGACGCGGCAAGGATTTTTATGGGGATTGTGATATATTTGATGGTGAATGGGTTAGAGATGACACAAAGCCGTTTTATCCTCCGGGTTCTTGCCCTATTATTGATAGAGATTTTGATTGTCACCTTAATAAGAGGCCAGATGATGGGTATATCAAGTGGAGATGGCAGCCGTATGCATGTCACATTCCGAG CCTCAATGCAACTGATTTTCTGGAGAGATTGAGAGGGCAAAAACTTGTTTTTGTGGGGGACTCGTTGAATAGGAACATGTGGGAGTCCCTTGTTTGCATTCTTCGCCACAGTATCCGAGACAAAAAGCGAGTTTATGAGATATCAGGAAGGCATGAATTCAAAAAGAAGGGCTTCTATGCATTCAGATTTGAG GATTATAACTGTTCTGTGGATTTTGTTAGCTCTCCGTTTCTTGTCAGACAATCAGCATTTAAAGGAAAGAATGTTTCTTTCGAGACACTAAGATTGGATTTGATGGACAAGACGACTTCAATGTATAGTGACGCTGATATTGTAATTTTCAACACCGGTCATTGGTGGACTCATGAGAAAACCTCCAAAGG GGAAGATTACTACCAGGAAGGTAATCATGTGCATGCAAGGCTCAAGGTTTTAGAGGCATACAAGAGAGCGATTTCCACTTGGGCAAGGTGGGTGGATAAGAACTTCGATGGAAGCAGAACTCAAATTATTTTTAGAGGATATTCGGTCACACACTTCAG GGGAGGTCCATGGAACTCAGGCGGGCAGTGCCATAAAGAAACCGAACCAATATTCAAGAAGGCTTATCTAGCAAAGTACCCTTCAAAGATGAAAGTCCTACATCATGTGCTTCATAATATGACGATCCCTGTCATTTATATGAACATTAGTAGGCTTACAGACTATAGAAAAGATGGTCACCCTTCGATATATAGAAAGGAGTACAAGACAGTAGAAGAACGAATGGCCGGAGTGCATGCTCAGGATTGCAGTCATTGGTGCCTACCAGGAGTACCGGACACTTGGAACGAGTTGTTATATGCATCTCTCCTGAAAAGCAGAAAAGGCTCTTGGAAGAACTGA
- the LOC132067154 gene encoding protein trichome birefringence-like 2 isoform X2 produces the protein MDLKKLPFCDQFSYFGSSPRRKVVVSGFGLGVAASFIFLCILLLNYSFKSPFVSPVFSGFSYSDNNTNTLISWPFSFSSNVSTTSVSLSSNGSQHSLLVNGTIEGNFSIQESGITKKTDELIVTFSNFSGKGTVLGEILGNTSVKNGSFVVQESGIIEKTPQLNVSQNDGDITYPKFGGNGTNLGDIGIQDSTKNKEKYNVTSSGDRNKIAVIDGKGGLSVEKNGVMVQDDGKSLIGRGKDFYGDCDIFDGEWVRDDTKPFYPPGSCPIIDRDFDCHLNKRPDDGYIKWRWQPYACHIPSIRDKKRVYEISGRHEFKKKGFYAFRFEDYNCSVDFVSSPFLVRQSAFKGKNVSFETLRLDLMDKTTSMYSDADIVIFNTGHWWTHEKTSKGEDYYQEGNHVHARLKVLEAYKRAISTWARWVDKNFDGSRTQIIFRGYSVTHFRGGPWNSGGQCHKETEPIFKKAYLAKYPSKMKVLHHVLHNMTIPVIYMNISRLTDYRKDGHPSIYRKEYKTVEERMAGVHAQDCSHWCLPGVPDTWNELLYASLLKSRKGSWKN, from the exons ATGGACTTAAAGAAACTGCCATTTTGTGATCAGTTTTCATACTTTGGTTCTTCACCAAGAAGAAAGGTAGTTGTTTCTGGCTTTGGTTTAGGTGTTGctgcttctttcatttttctttgtaTTTTACTCTTGAATTATTCTTTCAAGTCTCCATTTGTTAGCCCTGTTTTTAGTGGTTTTAGTTACAgtgataataatactaatactcTCATTTCTTGGCCTTTCTCTTTCTCTAGTAATGTTAGCACTACTAGTGTTAGTTTAAGTTCTAACGGTTCACAACATTCTTTACTTGTCAATGGAACCATTGAAGGAAACTTTAGTATTCAAGAATCAGGGATTACCAAGAAAactgatgaattaattgtaacattttccaatttttctggGAAAGGAACAGTTTTGGGGGAAATTTTAGGAAATACTTCTGTGAAAAATGGAAGCTTTGTTGTTCAAGAATCAGGAATTATCGAGAAAACCCCTCAATTGAATGTGTCACAAAATGATGGAGATATAACATATCCAAAATTTGGTGGGAATGGAACTAATTTGGGGGACATTGGTATCCAAGATTCCACcaagaataaggaaaagtataaTGTGACCTCAAGTGGTGATCGAAACAAAATTGCAGTGATTGACGGTAAAGGGGGATTATCTGTGGAGAAAAATGGTGTAATGGTTCAAGATGATGGAAAATCATTGATTGGACGCGGCAAGGATTTTTATGGGGATTGTGATATATTTGATGGTGAATGGGTTAGAGATGACACAAAGCCGTTTTATCCTCCGGGTTCTTGCCCTATTATTGATAGAGATTTTGATTGTCACCTTAATAAGAGGCCAGATGATGGGTATATCAAGTGGAGATGGCAGCCGTATGCATGTCACATTCCGAG TATCCGAGACAAAAAGCGAGTTTATGAGATATCAGGAAGGCATGAATTCAAAAAGAAGGGCTTCTATGCATTCAGATTTGAG GATTATAACTGTTCTGTGGATTTTGTTAGCTCTCCGTTTCTTGTCAGACAATCAGCATTTAAAGGAAAGAATGTTTCTTTCGAGACACTAAGATTGGATTTGATGGACAAGACGACTTCAATGTATAGTGACGCTGATATTGTAATTTTCAACACCGGTCATTGGTGGACTCATGAGAAAACCTCCAAAGG GGAAGATTACTACCAGGAAGGTAATCATGTGCATGCAAGGCTCAAGGTTTTAGAGGCATACAAGAGAGCGATTTCCACTTGGGCAAGGTGGGTGGATAAGAACTTCGATGGAAGCAGAACTCAAATTATTTTTAGAGGATATTCGGTCACACACTTCAG GGGAGGTCCATGGAACTCAGGCGGGCAGTGCCATAAAGAAACCGAACCAATATTCAAGAAGGCTTATCTAGCAAAGTACCCTTCAAAGATGAAAGTCCTACATCATGTGCTTCATAATATGACGATCCCTGTCATTTATATGAACATTAGTAGGCTTACAGACTATAGAAAAGATGGTCACCCTTCGATATATAGAAAGGAGTACAAGACAGTAGAAGAACGAATGGCCGGAGTGCATGCTCAGGATTGCAGTCATTGGTGCCTACCAGGAGTACCGGACACTTGGAACGAGTTGTTATATGCATCTCTCCTGAAAAGCAGAAAAGGCTCTTGGAAGAACTGA